A genomic stretch from Glaciecola nitratireducens FR1064 includes:
- a CDS encoding chemotaxis protein — MTSKAGHSQGLLLFRLHNNQQFALGTLKIRELVPYKPVTPILNTQTGVLGAATIRNQTIPIVDMAQVIGAGAIPPTKLDKSFIVVTDCQRKVIGFLVHSIERIVETNWRHIKSPNAALGRDVFITGTVEVNDELVQLMDVEVLLERIYPSDPSSIKTSVTDVERELLRPKHILVVDDSRTARKQLSDVLNYLNISFDVTDNGQHALDIMHKKASEGNPVDILVSDIEMPGLDGYELTFEVRSAPALANAYIILHTSLSSEISVSQAKQVGADEALTKFDAKELVQSMLRAAKRGS; from the coding sequence GTGACTTCTAAAGCCGGACATTCCCAAGGGTTGTTGTTGTTTCGATTGCATAATAACCAGCAATTTGCTTTGGGAACGTTAAAAATTCGTGAGCTTGTGCCCTACAAACCCGTCACGCCCATATTAAATACACAAACAGGCGTATTGGGTGCGGCCACGATTCGTAATCAAACCATCCCGATTGTTGATATGGCGCAGGTTATTGGTGCAGGTGCGATACCGCCGACTAAGTTGGATAAATCGTTTATTGTGGTGACCGATTGTCAACGTAAGGTCATCGGTTTTTTAGTACATTCTATAGAGCGAATTGTTGAAACCAACTGGCGGCATATTAAATCACCAAATGCTGCGCTTGGGCGGGATGTCTTTATTACCGGAACCGTTGAAGTAAATGACGAACTGGTTCAGTTGATGGACGTTGAAGTGCTGTTAGAACGAATTTACCCAAGCGACCCGTCATCGATCAAAACCTCAGTAACGGACGTGGAGCGTGAGTTACTGCGGCCGAAACATATTTTAGTTGTGGATGATTCTCGAACAGCGCGTAAACAACTAAGCGATGTGCTGAACTATTTAAACATCTCGTTTGATGTTACCGATAACGGCCAACATGCTCTGGATATCATGCATAAAAAGGCATCAGAAGGTAATCCGGTTGATATTTTGGTGAGTGACATCGAAATGCCAGGTTTAGATGGCTATGAGCTTACCTTTGAAGTGCGAAGTGCCCCTGCGTTAGCAAACGCTTACATTATATTGCATACGTCACTATCCAGTGAAATTTCGGTTTCTCAAGCCAAACAAGTGGGTGCGGATGAAGCATTGACTAAGTTTGATGCTAAAGAGCTGGTTCAGTCTATGTTGCGAGCCGCTAAACGCGGAAGTTAA
- a CDS encoding PEP-CTERM sorting domain-containing protein: MRKILVTFALFSLLISNASAGLIFQDDFGSGNNRANITGNFGNWSVVSGNVDLWNFTGAFAPGYAVDMSGNQVGSIQTQEMFSFAANATYSLSFLLGNNQHTQDNGLIYGFRNSAGVLASGTISNLKSYLTSLNTSSSVVTLYFTPDSDLEASIFFTSTGPNDFGGAIIDNVKVVPEPSTLAILALGLIGLGARRFKK; encoded by the coding sequence ATGAGAAAGATTTTAGTAACATTTGCACTGTTCAGTTTGTTAATCAGTAATGCGAGCGCTGGGCTAATATTTCAGGACGATTTTGGTAGCGGTAACAACAGAGCTAATATTACCGGTAACTTCGGCAATTGGTCTGTAGTTTCTGGTAACGTAGATTTGTGGAATTTTACGGGTGCGTTTGCACCGGGATATGCTGTTGATATGAGCGGCAATCAAGTAGGTTCAATTCAAACTCAAGAAATGTTCAGCTTTGCAGCAAACGCTACATATTCGTTATCATTTTTACTTGGCAATAATCAGCACACCCAAGATAATGGTTTGATTTATGGGTTTAGGAATTCAGCCGGCGTATTAGCATCTGGGACGATAAGCAATTTAAAAAGCTACCTAACAAGTTTAAACACATCGTCATCAGTCGTAACACTATACTTTACGCCAGATAGTGACTTGGAAGCTTCAATATTTTTCACGTCTACAGGTCCGAATGACTTTGGTGGAGCGATAATTGATAACGTTAAGGTAGTTCCAGAACCATCAACACTAGCTATCTTAGCATTAGGCTTGATTGGCTTAGGCGCACGTCGCTTTAAAAAATAA